One Candidatus Acidulodesulfobacterium ferriphilum genomic window carries:
- a CDS encoding ATP-dependent metallopeptidase FtsH/Yme1/Tma family protein, with product MNSRLKNLLLWVFIIFLMIFIFTMLNHHPPKTQKVIFSSLLQDIKSDKVKSVTIESHNIIGVYKDGKKFETYAPSYPGLISLLEKHNVAIDAKPKPGSPWYLSFLIDWLPMIIILFAFWYFFWRQMQGGAGKAMSFGRSKAKLMTDTTNKITFKDVAGIEESKQELSEIVDFLKDPKKYTKLGGRIPHGVLLVGPPGTGKTLLAKAIAGEAGVPFFSISGSDFVEMFVGVGASRVRDLFAQGKKNAPCIIFIDEIDAVGRHRGAGLGGGHDEREQTLNQLLVEMDGFEPNEGVILIAATNRPDVLDPALLRPGRFDRQVVVPKPDIKGREEILKVHVKDVPLDKDADLKVIARGTPGFSGADLANMVNEAALLAARKNESAVTMNDLEEAKDKVMMGTERRSMVISEKEKKVTAYHEAGHTLVAKMLPGSDPIHKVTIIPRGMAMGLTQQLPIDEKHNYDKEYLLNEVAILLGGRTAEEIIFNQMTTGASNDIERATDIARKMICEWGMSEKLGPITFGKKEEQIFLGREFAQHKDYSESTAISIDEEVMDIIYKNHEKAREILTQNIDILNDLAGKLIEKESLNGKEIDEIITTHKPDYKPDESGSKVDPIEGGGEGLDIED from the coding sequence TTGAATTCAAGACTAAAAAACCTTTTATTGTGGGTTTTTATAATTTTTTTGATGATTTTTATCTTTACGATGTTAAATCATCATCCGCCGAAAACCCAAAAAGTTATATTCTCGTCTTTATTGCAAGATATAAAATCAGACAAGGTTAAAAGTGTTACCATAGAATCCCATAATATAATCGGAGTCTATAAAGACGGCAAGAAATTTGAGACATATGCTCCAAGCTATCCCGGACTTATAAGCCTTCTCGAAAAACATAATGTAGCGATAGACGCCAAACCGAAACCCGGTTCTCCATGGTATTTAAGCTTTTTAATAGACTGGCTGCCGATGATAATTATTCTTTTTGCTTTCTGGTATTTTTTCTGGAGGCAGATGCAGGGCGGAGCAGGAAAGGCTATGTCTTTCGGAAGGTCTAAGGCAAAGCTTATGACCGACACCACTAATAAAATAACCTTTAAAGATGTCGCTGGCATAGAAGAATCGAAACAGGAGCTTTCGGAAATAGTAGATTTCTTAAAAGATCCCAAAAAATACACTAAATTGGGAGGCAGGATACCGCACGGCGTATTGCTTGTGGGTCCTCCAGGGACAGGTAAGACGCTCCTTGCAAAAGCAATTGCGGGTGAAGCGGGTGTTCCGTTTTTTAGCATAAGCGGTTCCGATTTTGTGGAGATGTTTGTCGGCGTCGGCGCTTCGAGGGTAAGAGACCTTTTTGCTCAGGGAAAGAAAAACGCGCCGTGTATAATATTTATCGACGAAATCGATGCGGTCGGAAGACACAGAGGCGCAGGTCTCGGAGGCGGCCATGACGAGCGGGAACAGACTTTAAACCAGCTTCTTGTAGAAATGGACGGATTTGAACCTAACGAGGGCGTTATTTTAATTGCGGCAACAAACAGGCCTGATGTTCTTGATCCCGCGCTTTTAAGGCCGGGGAGGTTCGACAGGCAGGTAGTCGTTCCAAAACCTGACATTAAGGGAAGAGAAGAGATATTAAAGGTTCATGTCAAGGATGTCCCGTTAGATAAAGATGCCGATTTGAAGGTGATAGCCAGAGGCACGCCGGGTTTTTCCGGAGCCGATTTAGCCAATATGGTGAACGAAGCTGCCCTTCTTGCAGCAAGAAAAAATGAATCGGCCGTTACGATGAACGACCTGGAAGAGGCTAAAGATAAGGTTATGATGGGTACGGAAAGAAGAAGCATGGTTATAAGCGAAAAAGAAAAAAAGGTAACCGCTTATCATGAAGCGGGACACACGCTTGTTGCTAAAATGCTTCCCGGAAGCGACCCTATTCATAAGGTTACTATAATTCCGAGAGGTATGGCTATGGGGCTTACCCAGCAGCTTCCTATCGACGAAAAACATAACTACGACAAGGAGTATCTGCTAAATGAGGTGGCAATTTTATTGGGCGGAAGAACTGCGGAGGAAATTATTTTTAATCAGATGACCACCGGCGCTTCCAACGATATTGAAAGGGCTACGGATATTGCAAGAAAAATGATATGCGAGTGGGGCATGAGTGAAAAACTGGGACCCATCACCTTTGGAAAAAAGGAGGAACAGATATTTCTGGGCAGAGAATTTGCCCAGCACAAAGACTACTCCGAATCCACGGCTATCTCTATAGACGAAGAAGTTATGGATATTATTTATAAAAATCATGAAAAGGCCAGGGAGATTCTTACTCAAAATATCGATATACTTAACGACCTTGCCGGCAAGCTTATCGAAAAAGAATCTTTAAACGGCAAAGAAATAGACGAGATTATTACTACCCATAAGCCCGATTATAAACCCGATGAAAGCGGCAGCAAAGTTGACCCGATTGAGGGCGGCGGCGAGGGATTGGATATAGAGGATTAA
- the folP gene encoding dihydropteroate synthase, translating to MQAYLIDIFDSTNAAQELINIGVSNSGRIIMGDKLKFIVIKLKNINSTALNILKQEALSIGAELANHKDVITGKIDKSDSILFGTPVQLRIIIKKIKTQEFGLKELSKDLENILAAADNKDAKILKTGKGDIIFNGKTYIMGILNVTPDSFSDGGDYFNKDAAVKRGLDLEREGADIIDIGGESTRPGAINVGEQVEIDRVCPVIEKLSKTINLPISIDTRKPGVAGEALKTGASIINDVSGLSYDKEGMAGVLAATGAPYILMHSRGKLPEDMQRDLRAYDDIFYDILTYFNEKIEYLEERGYSRDNIIIDPGFGFAKSMVDNYNILSGITSFKSLGLPLLCGVSRKSFINAVTGKNKNDVLSGNIAIASYMNLKKVDMVRVHDVKQTAQAFAALDKITELS from the coding sequence ATGCAAGCATATCTTATAGATATTTTTGACAGCACAAACGCCGCGCAGGAGCTGATAAATATCGGCGTGTCCAATTCAGGCAGAATTATTATGGGGGATAAGCTCAAATTTATCGTCATTAAACTCAAAAATATAAATTCGACTGCATTAAATATACTTAAACAAGAAGCGTTAAGCATAGGTGCAGAGCTTGCCAATCATAAGGATGTAATTACAGGAAAAATTGATAAATCCGACAGTATTTTGTTTGGGACGCCTGTCCAATTAAGAATCATTATCAAGAAGATAAAGACACAGGAATTTGGGTTAAAAGAGCTATCCAAAGATCTGGAAAATATTTTAGCCGCGGCAGACAATAAAGACGCTAAAATCTTAAAAACAGGCAAAGGCGATATTATTTTTAACGGAAAAACATATATTATGGGGATACTTAATGTAACACCGGATTCCTTTTCCGACGGAGGCGACTATTTTAATAAAGATGCCGCAGTTAAAAGGGGTTTGGATTTGGAACGGGAAGGCGCCGATATAATAGACATAGGCGGAGAATCCACAAGGCCGGGAGCGATTAATGTCGGTGAACAGGTAGAAATAGACAGGGTATGTCCCGTTATAGAAAAATTGTCAAAAACCATTAATCTGCCGATTTCTATAGACACAAGAAAACCCGGTGTTGCAGGGGAGGCTTTAAAAACAGGCGCATCTATTATCAACGATGTGTCCGGCCTCAGTTATGATAAAGAGGGTATGGCAGGTGTTTTAGCCGCAACTGGCGCCCCTTATATTCTTATGCATTCTCGGGGAAAATTGCCTGAAGACATGCAAAGAGATTTAAGAGCTTATGACGATATTTTCTATGATATTTTAACATATTTTAATGAAAAAATAGAATATTTGGAAGAAAGGGGCTATAGCAGGGACAATATAATTATCGATCCCGGTTTTGGTTTTGCAAAATCAATGGTTGACAACTATAATATTTTATCGGGCATTACATCGTTTAAATCCTTAGGATTACCGCTTTTGTGCGGCGTTTCAAGGAAATCGTTCATTAATGCCGTAACAGGAAAGAATAAAAATGATGTTTTAAGCGGCAATATCGCCATTGCATCCTATATGAACCTAAAAAAGGTGGATATGGTAAGGGTTCACGATGTTAAACAAACGGCGCAGGCTTTTGCCGCGCTGGATAAAATAACCGAATTAAGTTAA
- a CDS encoding YbbR-like domain-containing protein — translation MNKNIENLFKKNFWLKLLSLCIAIIIWAYVIGGKKHDVIYTAGLVIHPLPKGYAISNILPNDIHVKLRGSKIALGKLNKEIAFKIDGSSLLSKKNTIVLSGSYLDLPSGIRVISIHPKIIPVMISRVVIRYVKVLPITTGKLQTGYYLQNINVFPQYVKVKGPKDIVGHLSVITTKSIDLSHYKKGELLMVSLRKPTKLVKILYNKKVNVSLAIVRSK, via the coding sequence ATGAATAAAAATATAGAAAATTTATTTAAGAAAAATTTTTGGCTAAAGCTGCTTTCTTTATGTATTGCCATTATTATCTGGGCTTATGTAATCGGCGGCAAAAAACACGATGTTATTTATACCGCGGGATTAGTTATTCATCCTCTTCCAAAGGGCTACGCCATAAGCAATATATTGCCGAACGATATTCATGTTAAATTGCGCGGTTCAAAAATTGCTCTGGGAAAACTAAATAAAGAAATTGCTTTTAAAATTGATGGAAGCTCGCTTCTCAGTAAAAAGAATACCATTGTGTTAAGCGGGTCTTATTTAGACCTTCCTTCAGGTATAAGGGTAATAAGCATACATCCAAAGATAATACCCGTCATGATCAGCAGGGTTGTTATAAGGTATGTAAAGGTATTGCCGATAACTACGGGAAAGCTTCAAACCGGTTATTATTTACAAAATATCAATGTATTTCCTCAATATGTTAAGGTTAAAGGTCCTAAAGATATAGTCGGACATCTTTCGGTTATCACCACAAAGAGTATAGATTTGAGTCATTATAAAAAAGGTGAATTGCTAATGGTCTCCTTAAGAAAACCTACAAAATTGGTAAAAATTTTGTATAATAAAAAGGTCAATGTCAGCCTTGCAATTGTCAGGTCAAAATAG
- a CDS encoding TIGR00159 family protein has protein sequence MISLLQSFGWRDVLDIIIVAFIIYRAIILIKGTGAFHVLVGLIIIFAVFLIAVGLKLYTTEYIFGNFLSSIIIVIIVLFRNEIRRGLIEVGKNPFAVAQNKLERVGLIEETSKAVFELASKRIGAIIVFERNVFLGDYLKIGTKLDSIVSKELLISIFTPPSPLHDGAVIIQKGKIAAASCYLPLSTDEDINKKFGTRHRAAIGLSELTDALSIVISEETGNIVVIQPKKVEKIKNSDDLRNLLLKNLNYQHERKQPLIKTIYELLFGKTDEK, from the coding sequence ATGATTTCCCTTTTACAAAGCTTTGGATGGCGAGATGTTTTAGATATAATAATCGTCGCCTTTATTATTTATAGGGCAATAATACTTATTAAAGGGACGGGCGCGTTCCATGTACTAGTAGGGCTTATAATAATTTTTGCGGTATTTTTGATTGCCGTAGGTCTTAAACTTTATACTACCGAGTACATATTCGGGAATTTTTTAAGTTCGATTATTATAGTAATTATCGTCCTTTTTAGAAACGAGATAAGAAGGGGTCTAATCGAGGTCGGGAAAAACCCGTTTGCCGTTGCGCAAAATAAATTAGAAAGGGTCGGTCTTATAGAGGAAACTTCAAAAGCCGTTTTCGAATTAGCCTCAAAAAGAATCGGTGCAATTATAGTTTTCGAAAGAAATGTTTTTCTGGGCGACTATTTGAAAATAGGAACTAAACTTGATTCTATTGTTTCAAAAGAGCTTTTAATAAGCATTTTTACACCTCCGTCACCGCTTCATGACGGCGCAGTTATTATTCAAAAAGGAAAAATAGCGGCAGCCTCCTGTTATTTGCCTTTATCGACCGATGAGGATATCAATAAAAAATTTGGCACAAGACACAGGGCCGCAATTGGACTTTCCGAACTCACCGATGCCCTTTCAATCGTAATTTCGGAAGAAACGGGGAACATTGTGGTTATACAGCCCAAAAAGGTTGAAAAAATTAAAAACAGCGATGATTTAAGAAATCTGCTTCTGAAAAATCTAAATTATCAGCATGAGCGCAAACAACCTTTGATAAAAACAATCTATGAACTTTTATTCGGAAAGACCGACGAAAAATAA
- a CDS encoding pyridoxine 5'-phosphate synthase: MELGVNIDHVATLRNARGGIFPSPVHAAFVALEAGAFNITCHLREDRRHIKDEDVRLISSLTKKLNLEMAAEDDIIKIALEIMPGSVTFVPERRQELTTEGGLNVLNDIKRYEEINKEFKSKNITVSAFIEPDLKQVEASKKGGFDFIEIHTGSYADKIRLKEKSAELERIKTAIDFASKIELKVNAGHGLDYKNIYSVALLDGIFEFNIGFSIISHSLFVGLGDAVKEMLKIIKSAEFSKLKDAASKNTYGD; this comes from the coding sequence ATGGAACTTGGCGTTAATATCGATCATGTAGCCACACTGAGAAATGCCCGGGGCGGGATTTTCCCCTCCCCCGTACATGCGGCTTTTGTAGCGCTGGAAGCAGGCGCGTTTAATATAACCTGTCATTTGAGAGAGGATAGAAGGCATATAAAGGATGAGGATGTAAGGTTAATATCTTCATTAACAAAAAAGCTTAATTTAGAAATGGCGGCGGAAGACGATATAATAAAAATAGCTCTGGAAATTATGCCGGGAAGCGTTACCTTCGTTCCTGAAAGAAGGCAGGAACTTACAACCGAAGGCGGTCTTAATGTTTTAAACGATATAAAAAGATATGAGGAAATAAATAAAGAATTTAAGTCTAAAAATATTACGGTATCGGCTTTTATAGAGCCCGATTTAAAGCAGGTCGAGGCCTCCAAAAAAGGGGGATTCGACTTTATCGAGATTCACACGGGAAGCTATGCGGATAAAATCAGGCTAAAAGAGAAATCGGCCGAGCTTGAGAGGATAAAAACGGCTATAGATTTTGCTTCAAAAATTGAACTAAAAGTAAATGCGGGACACGGACTGGATTATAAAAATATATATAGCGTTGCCCTTCTTGACGGTATTTTCGAATTCAATATCGGTTTTTCCATTATTTCTCATTCATTGTTTGTCGGACTCGGCGACGCCGTAAAAGAAATGTTAAAAATAATAAAATCTGCCGAATTTTCAAAATTAAAAGACGCCGCATCAAAAAATACCTATGGAGATTAA
- a CDS encoding phosphoglucosamine mutase, with protein MRKLFGTDGVRGQANRHPLTSEVALKLGMALVSVLKSRGKKLKIVIGKDTRISGYMLETALSSGICAMGSDVYLVGPMPTPGVAFITSSMRADAGVVISASHNPFYDNGIKFFDSNGCKFDDEIEQRIEELFFSSMKGLEEAGPTGINIGKAHRIDDAIGRYVIFAKLSFPKNLTLGGLKMVIDCANGATYKAAPEVFGELGASVILDSVNPDGLNINENCGSMHPQNLSSLVKKNGADIGIAFDGDGDRVIFSDENGDILLGDEFLAICSLYMKEEGLLKSNGIVTTPMSNIALELLLKKNGIKTIYADVGDRYIMEKMLKNGYNLGGEQSGHIIFLDDINTGDGIISALKLLAVMVKSGLPLSQLRKIFVPYPQTLFNIDVPYKKDIAELPKVSEKIAYFTEILKDRGRIFVRYSGTQNYLRVLVEGEDYDEINKIGLEIKEEIEKYFKNNNSI; from the coding sequence ATGAGAAAATTATTTGGTACCGACGGCGTCCGCGGACAGGCAAACAGGCATCCTTTAACATCCGAGGTTGCTTTAAAGCTCGGAATGGCTTTAGTCAGCGTTTTAAAGTCCCGTGGAAAAAAACTAAAAATAGTTATAGGAAAAGATACCAGAATTTCAGGTTATATGCTGGAAACCGCTCTTTCGTCGGGTATCTGCGCCATGGGGTCAGATGTTTATTTAGTGGGTCCGATGCCGACCCCCGGGGTTGCTTTTATAACTTCAAGTATGAGAGCCGATGCCGGCGTAGTTATTTCCGCATCTCATAATCCATTTTATGATAACGGCATTAAGTTTTTTGACAGTAACGGATGTAAATTTGACGATGAAATAGAGCAGAGAATAGAGGAGTTGTTTTTTTCATCCATGAAGGGCTTAGAGGAAGCTGGACCCACGGGAATAAATATAGGGAAAGCTCATAGAATAGATGATGCGATTGGCAGATATGTCATTTTTGCCAAATTATCCTTTCCAAAAAATTTAACCTTAGGCGGACTTAAAATGGTTATAGATTGCGCTAACGGAGCGACCTACAAGGCTGCGCCGGAGGTTTTTGGGGAACTGGGGGCATCGGTAATATTGGACAGCGTTAATCCCGACGGTTTAAATATCAATGAAAATTGCGGTTCTATGCATCCGCAAAATTTAAGCTCATTGGTCAAAAAAAACGGCGCGGATATAGGGATAGCTTTTGACGGAGACGGCGACAGGGTAATTTTTAGCGACGAGAACGGCGATATTCTTTTAGGAGACGAATTTCTCGCTATATGTTCGTTATATATGAAGGAAGAGGGTTTATTGAAAAGCAACGGGATTGTCACGACCCCGATGTCTAACATAGCCCTTGAACTGTTGTTAAAAAAGAACGGGATTAAAACCATTTATGCGGATGTCGGAGACAGGTATATTATGGAAAAAATGCTTAAAAACGGGTATAATTTAGGCGGGGAGCAGTCGGGACATATTATATTTTTAGACGATATTAACACGGGAGACGGCATAATATCCGCTTTAAAACTTCTGGCCGTTATGGTAAAGTCGGGATTGCCCCTTTCGCAATTAAGAAAGATTTTTGTTCCTTACCCCCAGACCCTGTTCAATATCGATGTGCCGTATAAAAAAGACATAGCGGAACTGCCAAAAGTAAGTGAAAAAATTGCTTATTTTACGGAAATATTAAAAGACAGAGGAAGAATTTTCGTGAGATATTCAGGGACTCAAAACTATTTAAGGGTTCTTGTCGAGGGCGAAGATTATGACGAGATAAATAAAATCGGACTTGAGATTAAGGAAGAAATAGAAAAGTATTTTAAAAACAATAATAGCATATAA